From Alteribacter lacisalsi, a single genomic window includes:
- a CDS encoding paeninodin family lasso peptide: MRKEWVNPTVDVLDVSMTMNGPGNSNDDCFDVEQHPGETHPGRSNASCLGS; encoded by the coding sequence ATGAGAAAGGAATGGGTTAATCCAACGGTAGATGTGCTGGATGTCAGTATGACAATGAACGGTCCTGGGAATTCAAATGACGATTGCTTTGATGTTGAACAGCACCCTGGTGAAACACATCCAGGCAGATCAAACGCAAGCTGCTTGGGTTCGTAA
- a CDS encoding HPr kinase/phosphorylase: MLQVVTQTLYRAFGFNIKSDYELPELVTAESYPNQADIKIRVGSLHKLWEMEAKEGQLFVVQPDRILFRIPEVAIYSVTGGSDIVVTPLEEDTDDKIRLYLLGTCMGAIMMQRKILPLHGSALEINGKAYAVVGDSGAGKSTTAAALLKRGCRLVSDDVIPVTFSTNNTPLVTPAYPQQKLWQESLDSFGVSSHHLKPIIDRETKFAVPVKEQFSQEVMPLAGVFEITKGNALAFQPVNKLKAVHTLFLHTYRNFFLEKSGLLEWHFNTTTRMVNQLSMFNIQRPEDRFTADEIADFILSAAQKEELQWQ, encoded by the coding sequence ATGCTCCAGGTAGTAACCCAAACCCTTTACCGAGCTTTCGGTTTCAATATCAAAAGTGATTATGAACTTCCTGAACTTGTGACCGCTGAAAGTTACCCGAATCAGGCTGACATAAAAATTCGTGTTGGCAGTCTGCATAAGCTTTGGGAGATGGAAGCAAAGGAAGGCCAGCTTTTCGTTGTTCAGCCTGACCGCATTCTGTTCAGAATCCCGGAAGTGGCTATTTATTCTGTAACTGGGGGATCAGATATTGTTGTAACCCCATTGGAAGAAGACACGGATGATAAGATCCGTCTCTACCTGCTCGGCACGTGTATGGGAGCGATTATGATGCAGCGTAAAATCCTTCCACTTCACGGAAGTGCGTTGGAGATCAATGGTAAAGCGTACGCTGTTGTAGGTGATTCCGGGGCTGGAAAGTCCACCACTGCTGCTGCCCTTCTGAAAAGAGGATGCAGACTGGTTAGTGATGATGTGATTCCTGTGACTTTCAGTACAAATAATACACCACTTGTCACCCCTGCCTACCCGCAACAGAAACTGTGGCAGGAGAGTCTTGATTCTTTTGGTGTGTCATCCCATCACCTGAAACCGATTATTGACAGGGAAACAAAATTCGCTGTCCCTGTAAAAGAGCAGTTTTCACAGGAAGTAATGCCTCTTGCAGGTGTGTTTGAGATTACAAAGGGTAACGCGCTTGCATTTCAGCCGGTAAATAAGCTGAAGGCCGTTCATACACTCTTTCTTCACACGTACCGGAACTTCTTTCTTGAAAAATCAGGGTTGCTGGAATGGCATTTTAACACTACGACCCGCATGGTAAATCAACTTAGCATGTTTAACATTCAGCGGCCTGAGGATCGGTTTACGGCAGATGAGATTGCCGATTTCATTTTATCAGCCGCTCAAAAGGAGGAACTGCAATGGCAGTAA
- a CDS encoding lasso peptide biosynthesis PqqD family chaperone has translation MAVKQGITLLHRVAQKPGNIVSDMDGEKVMLSVKNGKYYNLGQMGGVIWDRIEEPVLIGDLVNSLLSEYEVEEDLCREQVTSFLEKLAEEDLITAEN, from the coding sequence ATGGCAGTAAAACAGGGAATCACCCTATTACACCGAGTCGCACAGAAGCCTGGAAACATTGTCAGTGATATGGACGGTGAGAAAGTCATGCTCAGTGTTAAGAACGGGAAGTATTACAATCTTGGCCAAATGGGCGGCGTTATCTGGGATCGGATTGAGGAGCCTGTTCTCATTGGAGATCTGGTAAACTCTCTTCTTTCTGAGTATGAGGTGGAGGAAGACCTGTGCAGGGAACAAGTGACGTCGTTTCTGGAAAAGCTGGCAGAGGAAGATCTGATTACAGCTGAAAATTAA
- a CDS encoding lasso peptide biosynthesis B2 protein: protein MNGMSKIKALRNLDGATAGILAEAYGFLAYARILKLLPFSKVAPSLGETMKETPADLNLQEKRTIARVSQAVHMMSRYAFWESECLVKAVAAQKMLSRRGVDTTLYLGTGKDETGKLAAHAWLRSGPFFVSGAEGKEKFTVVATYAKTSDRRKVRGASYG, encoded by the coding sequence GTGAATGGCATGAGTAAGATTAAAGCGCTTAGGAATTTGGACGGAGCAACTGCTGGGATTCTGGCTGAGGCGTATGGGTTTCTTGCGTATGCCAGGATTCTCAAGCTCCTGCCGTTCTCAAAAGTAGCCCCTTCACTGGGAGAGACCATGAAGGAAACGCCAGCTGATCTTAATCTGCAGGAAAAAAGGACGATAGCCAGGGTGTCGCAGGCCGTACACATGATGAGCCGTTATGCGTTCTGGGAAAGTGAGTGCCTTGTAAAAGCGGTGGCAGCGCAGAAGATGCTTTCAAGAAGAGGTGTGGATACAACGTTATATCTCGGAACCGGGAAGGACGAAACCGGGAAGTTGGCCGCCCACGCCTGGCTTCGGAGCGGTCCTTTTTTCGTATCCGGAGCAGAAGGAAAAGAAAAATTTACGGTGGTCGCTACATACGCGAAAACATCAGACCGCAGAAAGGTCCGGGGAGCGTCCTATGGCTGA
- a CDS encoding nucleotidyltransferase domain-containing protein has product MAEQNTLNIKNVPLELKLLMELVRQEPRIERLEQMNAEGIDWSHFTELVYHHRLHPLMNSKLKHHVFIPAQVKEQFAFEYKRNMFLMLQLSAEMERVNSVFQKQEIPLLFLKGPVLAKLLYGDVSLRTSSDLDFLVPMKDLEQAETLLQEMGYVKDDYIDTILGDWKWRHHHVTYYHPVKRTKLEIHWRLHPGPGKEPGFKELWQRKNVSTVTGRPVYYLGKEDLFYFLTSHGARHGWSRLRWLLDIHHLVQLDLNWNKAASLMRKFHRTPTGGQALVLSENLFGSELPHAVRKHWYSRRAERLAQDAVFYLENLINLHNEPLPEHISEHHKQHLFSLMSKPQKVLFILSFLYPYPEDAELLPLPSGLHWLYFPLRPVLWVWRKTRKHELT; this is encoded by the coding sequence ATGGCTGAGCAAAACACACTAAACATTAAGAATGTCCCTCTGGAATTGAAACTGCTGATGGAACTTGTGAGACAGGAGCCGCGAATAGAGCGGCTTGAACAGATGAACGCTGAAGGAATTGATTGGTCTCATTTTACGGAACTCGTATATCATCATCGGCTCCATCCTCTTATGAACAGCAAACTGAAACATCACGTGTTTATTCCGGCACAGGTGAAGGAGCAGTTTGCGTTCGAATATAAACGGAATATGTTTCTGATGCTTCAGCTCAGTGCTGAAATGGAGCGGGTAAACAGTGTTTTTCAGAAGCAGGAAATACCCCTTCTCTTTCTCAAAGGCCCTGTTCTTGCGAAACTATTGTACGGAGATGTGTCTCTGAGAACGTCAAGTGATCTTGATTTTCTCGTCCCCATGAAAGACCTTGAGCAGGCTGAAACTCTCCTGCAGGAAATGGGATACGTCAAAGACGACTATATCGATACCATTCTTGGTGACTGGAAATGGCGGCATCATCATGTTACGTACTATCATCCAGTGAAGCGGACGAAGCTTGAAATTCACTGGCGGCTCCATCCTGGCCCCGGGAAAGAGCCAGGCTTTAAGGAGCTGTGGCAGCGGAAAAACGTGAGTACGGTAACAGGAAGACCGGTTTATTACTTGGGAAAAGAGGACTTATTTTATTTTTTAACATCTCACGGTGCACGGCATGGCTGGTCACGATTGCGCTGGCTTCTAGATATTCATCATCTGGTGCAGTTGGACCTTAACTGGAACAAGGCAGCCTCCCTGATGAGAAAATTCCATCGCACACCGACTGGGGGGCAGGCTCTTGTTCTTTCGGAAAATTTATTCGGATCAGAGCTGCCCCATGCCGTCCGAAAGCATTGGTACAGCAGACGTGCTGAGCGGCTCGCACAGGATGCCGTATTTTATCTGGAGAATTTGATCAATCTTCACAACGAGCCGCTGCCGGAACACATTTCGGAGCATCATAAGCAGCATCTATTCTCACTCATGTCCAAACCGCAAAAGGTATTGTTCATTTTAAGTTTTTTATATCCATACCCTGAAGACGCAGAGCTTCTGCCTTTGCCTTCAGGACTTCACTGGCTTTATTTTCCGCTCCGTCCGGTTCTCTGGGTCTGGCGGAAAACGAGAAAACATGAGTTAACGTAG
- a CDS encoding ABC transporter ATP-binding protein, whose amino-acid sequence MNAILYFVKQIHGYAGKGLYINMLAMAGIGLLEGVGILLLIPMIAMTGIVQLETAGTPVAGLFQFIESIPPSTGLPIILGIFVLISIVQNLLQKVIQVKNAEIQQGFFRHMRVETYESLLHANWNYFIKIRKSDLINVLTAELARASSGTSSFLQFLASLVFTVIQIGLAFWLSPSITVFILLFGIILLFFSRTFLRRSMSLGSRNYELGKRYMAGITDQINGIKDIKSNTLEDSRLDWYRGITDQIRNEQVAYTKLKTTSQLYYKVASAVLIAVFIFVAISLFHAQAAQLLLIIVIFGRLWPKVTGIQGSLEQLATNIPAFRAVMAMQQECRNAEEFRASGDKSIPALKVKNGITCRNVMFRYNKDAEKLALNDVSTYIPANQMTAVVGRSGAGKSTLIDLLMGLNQPESGEVLFDGKPLTSETLVSLRKAISYVPQDPFLFNATIRENMMLMKPDATEEEIWEALAFSSAAEFVEKLDDGLDSLIGDRGIRLSGGERQRLVLARAILRQPSILVLDEATSALDTENEKKIQAAIDRLKGKMTIVVIAHRLSTIRNADQVIVLEDGKVIQNGEYTKLAGDKSGVFKSLLRNQMQAT is encoded by the coding sequence ATGAATGCGATTCTGTACTTCGTAAAACAGATTCACGGTTATGCAGGGAAGGGTCTTTACATTAATATGCTGGCCATGGCCGGAATCGGTCTTCTGGAAGGGGTGGGCATTCTTCTCCTCATTCCTATGATCGCCATGACGGGAATTGTCCAGCTCGAAACAGCTGGGACCCCTGTTGCCGGACTGTTTCAATTCATCGAATCGATCCCTCCATCTACTGGACTGCCAATTATTCTTGGCATCTTTGTATTAATTTCAATTGTACAGAATCTTCTGCAGAAAGTTATACAAGTCAAAAATGCAGAAATTCAGCAAGGTTTTTTCCGGCATATGCGAGTTGAAACATATGAATCACTGCTTCACGCCAACTGGAATTACTTCATTAAAATACGTAAATCGGATTTGATCAATGTTCTCACCGCTGAGTTGGCCCGTGCCAGCTCAGGTACAAGTTCTTTTTTACAGTTTCTCGCTTCTCTCGTCTTTACTGTCATTCAGATCGGACTGGCTTTCTGGCTGTCACCTTCGATTACGGTATTCATACTATTATTTGGTATTATTCTTCTTTTCTTTTCGAGAACCTTTCTTAGACGATCAATGTCGCTGGGAAGTCGTAATTATGAACTTGGAAAGAGGTACATGGCGGGTATCACCGATCAGATTAACGGAATTAAAGACATTAAAAGCAATACCTTGGAAGATTCACGGCTGGACTGGTACCGCGGGATCACAGATCAAATAAGAAATGAGCAGGTGGCCTATACAAAGCTGAAAACTACATCTCAGCTTTACTATAAGGTTGCTTCGGCTGTTCTGATCGCTGTATTTATTTTCGTGGCAATCAGCCTCTTTCACGCTCAGGCAGCACAGCTGCTGCTTATTATTGTCATTTTCGGACGTCTCTGGCCCAAAGTGACCGGTATACAGGGGTCTCTTGAACAACTGGCAACTAATATCCCGGCTTTTAGAGCTGTAATGGCTATGCAGCAGGAATGTCGTAATGCTGAGGAGTTCAGAGCGAGTGGAGATAAGAGTATCCCTGCCCTGAAAGTAAAGAACGGCATCACCTGCCGGAACGTGATGTTCCGCTACAACAAAGATGCAGAGAAACTTGCGCTCAACGATGTTAGCACTTACATCCCGGCAAACCAGATGACCGCCGTTGTCGGCCGGTCGGGAGCCGGGAAAAGTACGCTCATTGATCTTTTGATGGGACTGAACCAGCCGGAGAGCGGCGAGGTGCTGTTTGATGGAAAGCCGCTCACCTCCGAGACCCTCGTGTCACTCAGAAAAGCGATCAGCTATGTGCCGCAGGATCCGTTTCTTTTTAACGCGACGATCAGGGAAAACATGATGCTGATGAAACCGGATGCAACCGAAGAGGAAATCTGGGAGGCGCTGGCGTTTTCGTCGGCAGCGGAATTTGTGGAAAAGCTTGATGACGGGCTCGACTCGCTCATCGGGGACCGGGGCATCCGTCTTTCCGGCGGGGAGCGCCAGCGCCTCGTGCTTGCCCGGGCAATTCTGCGTCAGCCGTCAATACTCGTGCTCGATGAGGCGACGAGCGCCCTTGATACGGAAAACGAGAAGAAAATTCAGGCTGCCATCGACCGCCTGAAAGGGAAAATGACGATTGTGGTGATTGCCCATCGTCTGTCGACGATTCGCAATGCGGATCAGGTGATCGTCCTTGAAGATGGAAAAGTCATTCAGAACGGGGAATATACGAAGCTTGCCGGTGATAAGAGCGGTGTGTTTAAGAGCCTTCTCAGAAACCAGATGCAGGCCACATGA
- a CDS encoding metallophosphoesterase encodes MTRLGGKRVVWLGLLVMFIVFIIYVVWDNNRIVTVEEEIELMAADGSADIRILHVTDLHEKTFGENQQRLVDRINELEYDVIVFTGDMLDGLESTNTAPFFDLIEAVSNLEHALFVPGNSDPYSYAVGEDGTVEKSRFIQELEALGVDLVESVYSFDHADGQTYHFVYLEYAIGNVRQSLNHLEGGRIPWDHPHYESYILHHEALMSELDFLEDPADGEVVIALNHYPVQDERMAQIKQYDHLSYREFDLILAGHYHAGQFRVPFFGAFIIPEPYFPRYGLFPPQDRVTGPWQYENTKQYVSGGLGSGGPVPLLKFRLFNPPEINLLHVRGTQ; translated from the coding sequence ATGACGCGTCTAGGGGGAAAACGGGTGGTCTGGCTCGGCCTGCTTGTCATGTTTATCGTATTTATCATCTACGTGGTCTGGGACAATAACCGCATCGTCACGGTGGAGGAAGAGATCGAGCTGATGGCAGCCGACGGGTCGGCGGACATCCGCATCCTCCACGTCACCGATCTGCACGAGAAAACGTTCGGAGAAAACCAGCAGCGTCTCGTGGACCGGATCAACGAGTTGGAGTACGATGTGATCGTCTTTACCGGTGATATGCTCGATGGACTCGAGAGTACGAACACGGCACCGTTTTTTGACTTAATTGAAGCGGTCAGCAATCTGGAGCACGCCCTGTTCGTCCCGGGAAATTCCGACCCGTACAGTTATGCGGTAGGCGAGGACGGCACGGTGGAGAAAAGCCGGTTTATTCAGGAGCTGGAGGCGCTCGGCGTTGATCTGGTGGAGTCCGTCTATTCCTTTGATCATGCGGACGGCCAGACTTACCATTTTGTGTATCTGGAATATGCCATCGGCAATGTCCGTCAGAGCCTGAATCACCTGGAAGGTGGGCGGATCCCCTGGGATCATCCTCACTATGAATCGTACATTCTTCATCATGAAGCACTTATGTCCGAGCTCGATTTTCTCGAAGATCCTGCGGACGGGGAAGTGGTGATCGCCCTGAACCATTACCCGGTTCAGGACGAGCGGATGGCCCAGATCAAACAGTACGATCACCTTTCCTACCGGGAATTTGATTTAATTCTTGCAGGCCACTATCACGCCGGGCAGTTCAGGGTTCCGTTTTTCGGAGCCTTTATTATTCCCGAGCCTTATTTTCCCCGCTACGGTCTATTTCCGCCTCAGGACCGGGTGACAGGCCCGTGGCAGTATGAGAATACAAAGCAGTACGTGAGCGGCGGACTCGGAAGCGGCGGACCGGTGCCTCTCCTGAAGTTCCGCCTGTTCAACCCGCCGGAAATCAATCTGCTCCATGTAAGGGGCACACAATAA